In Monodelphis domestica isolate mMonDom1 chromosome 4, mMonDom1.pri, whole genome shotgun sequence, one DNA window encodes the following:
- the LOC100027639 gene encoding olfactory receptor 14C36-like translates to MSNFTLVTEFVLMGFSDIRELQIIFSLLLFLIYSTGLMGNLLIVIIIIFDRRLHTPMYFFLRNLSIVDACYLSIIAPQASVNSLMNDWAISFTGCAAQVFLVVFLAYVEFTLLTVMARDRYVAICHPLHYPVIMSPRVCLQMTLTCLLTGLMYAAFHTGYTFHLSFCQSNVVHQFFCDIPSLLRISCSDTSGNKLSMLLSALLVVVSCFAFITASYVRIFSTVLKFPVKEDQKKAFSTCIPHISVVSLFVISGIYVYSQPPSDSGSLKDIILSVFYAVIPPFMNPIIYSLRNKQIKDAMGILMKRTLSLRNNR, encoded by the coding sequence atgtcCAATTTTACTCTGGTGACCGAATTTGTGCTCATGGGATTTTCTGACATCCGAGAGCTCCAGAtcatattttctttgcttttgtttctcATTTATTCAACAGGCCTGATGGGgaatctcctcattgtcattatcatcatctttgACAGGAGGCTCCACACCCCCATGTACTTTTTCCTGAGGAATCTGTCCATTGTGGATGCCTGCTACCTCTCAATAATTGCTCCCCAGGCATCAGTTAACTCCCTGATGAACGACTGGGCTATTTCATTTACAGGCTGTGCAGCTCAGGTATtccttgtggttttcttggcatatgTAGAGTTTACTTTGCTCACTGTCATGGCTCGTGACCGTTATGTGGCCATCTGCCACCCTCTGCACTACCCAGTGATCATGAGTCCCCGAGTGTGCCTGCAGATGACCTTAACCTGCTTGTTGACTGGCCTCATGTATGCAGCTTTCCACACCGGCTACACATTTCACTTGTCATTTTGCCAATCCAATGTAGTCCATCAGTTTTTCTGTGACATCCCCTCTCTGCTAAGGATCTCTTGCTCGGACACCTCTGGCAATAAGCTATCCATGCTTCTCTCAGCATTGCTGGTTGTAGTTAGCTGTTTTGCCTTCATCACTGCATCTTATGTTCGTATATTTTCCACCGTGCTCAAGTTTCCAGTGAAAGAAGACCAGAAAAAAGCCTTCTCGACCTGCATCCCCCACATCAGTGtggtttctttatttgttatttcaGGCATTTATGTATATTCCCAACCACCTTCAGATTCTGGGTCTCTTAAGGATATtattctttctgtattttatgCTGTAATACCACCATTTATGAACCCCATTATATACAGTCTACGGAATAAGCAGATAAAGGATGCTATGGGAATATTAATGAAGAGGACCCTTTCATTAAGAAATAACAGATAA